The DNA sequence AAGAACTACTACAATAATGGTATTATATCCAACAAAGGCATAAAGCTAAGCTAACGAATAGACCCAAAGGCTGTAGATCTAGTTCCCCAACACGGTTATGGGCGGTTTGTTGGCTTTGAGTAAACAGATCGATGGCGAAAGTTAGGTGTTTCTTTTGATAtttagtttgtttgtttgactttttcattttatttggtgATTACAAGAAGACATATATAGTAGTAAAGATAAATGGAGGCTCTCTTTTGGTGTCAATTGTCAAAGGGTTTCACCAAATTGTGAAGTGTCTATAATACATTTTAATAGCATAATTATCAACTTaagttaataaaatataaatagataaaagtgtaaattgaaaaaatagCTAAACCACCATTATTTTatgttcaaaaaataaataaccacTATTCTTTTTAATcgatttatttttcattaacaTTACAATACCACCAGCGTTTCTCCCAATGAATTTTTTTGGGAATATTTTATCAAGGCACAATTGGCAAGCTGCATTCCTTTTTGTAGGTTCGAATCCTCTTCTAGTtcttgttatttctttttctttttctttattcgaAATCTCTAGTTCAATTTACTTCTTAAGGAACCAGGTCATGGAATGGTTTTCTTTCTAGTTTTATAGTTAATAGCTGCTAACTGCCATCAGTGCCATGCAAGGGTTAATGTACATACCTTTAGTATTACTATGACCCAAGCATTATTGACATTACGGTATATGCCATGGAAAATACCTTATGTACGGTAACACCTCTtctgtcaccaagcataattcttgaaaaatagttaaatacctctcttttataggtaagggaggCTCCCTACATAGTATATGACATTACATTATGTTCGTGGAAAATACACTTGCAGTATATGGCTATGAGTTGCTATAATTACGTTAACACATCGCGAAAAATCTGAACTGAATATGAAGTTGAGATGTTCAATACTGCAGAACCAGTCACAAGACCGACTAGTTTAGTAACTAATTAGTATAATACAAGTATCTTGTAGCTAGAATTTCGTGATAAGATGGCTACTTGGCTAGGATTTCATAGAAAGACTGTAGAGATTCAATCAACATCCTTTTCAGCTACTCAATTAATTTGCAATACCAAATAGCAAATCACTTGATCATTCAGTCCCGAGAACCTATTCTTAATCCAAacagaaaatatttcaaacagtacccgaactaaggccgactcctaacttcagtacctgactatgcaaaactatcactttagtaccccaagtttgaagctcgactcaagaatggtacacgtcgTCCATCACAGCGTTTAGTctttgctacgtggcaaaccatgagggcttcaaaatatgccacgtggttagctagttaacgccgtAATGGACGTCGTGTACCATCATTGGGTTAGatttcaaacttggggtaccaaagtgatagttttgcatagtcaggtactgaaattaaaaatgagtcttagttcgggtactgtttgtaacattttctctaaTCCAAATGacgtctttatttttttatttttggcaaATCTAATTGCTCTTTCTTAACAGTGGTAAGTTTCTTTTGTCCTGGCTAACGGAGTTTCATATGTAATAAGAAGTACTTTTTGATTGGATGACGAGCTAACATTTCAATATTTGATAGTCATAAGAAAAAACCGTAATAGGTTTACAAAGACGAGATATTTCACACAACACCTATAAACAACGCTGCATCCATTTTCTACATAACCAAATGACTTTTTGGATCTCCTAACTTGTTTCCAAGTGAAGGAGAAACATTACACATACCTCCCCCTCCTCAAAATGAGGCCCACCTTGGATTACAACCAGGTTGCTTCTACAAAAGCACTTTCGCCTCCCTATTTCCTTGAGAACTACAGCAACGGGCTACTAGCTCACCTACAAATCAAGACAATAACGAGTTATAAGTTGAAATTACAAGCATTCCACTCATTCAGAACAGAAAGCAGTTATCCAATATAACATATTTCCTCTCCATCTAATAGCCTAATACCAGTGAAATGAAAAGGAAGAACAAATCTAGAAATGATAGTATAATTGGAATAAAATGGTGAAGCAGATGATTTGTCTAGTGCGTTGGTCACTGGACATAATGTTGGAACCTGGAGTCTGCCTTGGATATAGCTAAACTGTGACAAAAATTCCAACAGTATTTAAACAGGAAAGGTACTAAAAGAGGTAAAACTCACACATAACTTCTGAAGTAAGACATTGAATTCTCTCCATTTAACAACACTTGGGGCGGCATACAAAGAATCAGATAATTGATACTTGTAGCTGTGTGCCATCTATTGACAAGATTTGGCAAATCAGATTCTCCATATTTATGCATTTGAATCAAATATGATGACATATCATGCCTAACATGGTTTTCCAATAAAATTACCGTGGAGAACAGTTACACCGATTATGGATGAAGGCTGAAGAAAGTGGATAAGTTACAAAATAGCAAACCCAAAAGCAAACTTCACCAAATGTATGACACAATTCTAATGTTACTGGATAAAGAATACTCACATTGTTGGTTTTGTATGTGTGGGCGTCTGGTGAAACTAATGTCTCTCGGTAAATGACTGTTCTAAACTCCAAGTCATTTGCGACCTCAACAAAATGCTTGAATTTCTTCTCCTTTAGATCAGATAATACCATGAGGTCTTCACACACACCTATCTGATCAATCAAAACTAAACCGTTCTCTAAAATGCACACAGGCCTGAAATATCCTCTTAAATCATCATAAGACTCTACATAATTCTCCAGAGAAAATTGTAAGACTTCAGTCCAGGATTCCTTGACCCCATATTCTTTCATCATCCATATGTTGAAACTGTTGGTTCCAGTTGGGCAATTAAGTACACAGAGGCAATTTTTATGAATCATGGGATCATCAAACCAGTCATCATAGGGTAATGGAATCGTCTTCTGAAATTTCTCCTCCCCTAAATCAAAAGACAAAATTTGTGTGACCCCTTCAGGTAGATTATATAACCAATGCAGAGCTCCGTTTAAGAACAACCCCTGCTGTGTTATTAATGAAACATAACCAATGTCTTTGACGGTCCTCCATGAACCTGTTTTCAGTGAAAAGATGTCAATCACGGTAGCACCATTTGAATAACAAGCGAACCCCCATATCACCTTGTAGTCGTCACTAGCAGAATCATACCCGAATCCATAAAGATAGTTGCTAAACTTGGAGTCTACAACTCGAGGAGGTTTTGGTAAAACCTTGGAGTCTCTAGTACAAGGGTTCCATAACAGAATGGCCTCGTAGCCTACTTCTACACATACCAAGCCATTGCAAGCACCAACAAGAACTCTATAACTGAAATCAGAGATAGTTTTCGTTACCGGAAAATCCAGCTGGGAGACTGCAAAGTGACCACCAGCACCAGGACCAGGACCATGAATATCATCCTTAATACTTTCCAAGGCTTCATAGTCCTCCATGCTTTTCAAGGCTTCACAGTCCAAGGCCAAGGGAGGATCCAGCATGAAAATGAGCCTCTGAGCGCTCTCGGTGATGCCTCTCTCTCCATAGCTGAGGTGTTTCTTTACAAAATAGGAATCAGAGATCAAAGCACGCCATGACTTGCAGACGCACCGGAATCGCATCAGGGATTTGGCCGGAAGCCTTGCTAGGATCTCCGCAATCACATCTTCCTCGTAGTCGCCAAAGTCGGTATGAGCTCGCTTAAGCACCATAGCGCCGTCCCCCATTGTAAttactctctatctctcacCGGCGCCCAAATTGACTGAAAGAAACCCTACAAACTTACAAATTCGGTCGCTTCAGCGTTCACCGGAACCCTATCTCTAGCCGGAGTGACATTTCCAGTAGCGTTCCTGCTCTGTTTGTTGGCTGCTGCTTCTGACTTCTGACTTCTGAGTGCTGGATACTTGGAATCTTATTATAAAGGGCCTTTCCCTAATCCCGTGGGCTGGATTTTTGATCTGTCTCTATTTGGGCCTCTGTTTTCGTCCTTTTTAGATAAGATATTTTAAGCAACTACAACACGAATTAAAAATATCAGATGGAAAGCTTGAATGACACAAGGAAATAGACTATTCTCCCAAACATTAGCAAGTTTAGGCTGTGTCTGGGGGAGCTTTTCAGCTCCTGTGCTTATAAGCCCAGTTCAAAATGGCTTTTGGTAACTGAGCTTCCTGGCAGCTTTTTTCAGAAGCTGCTGTGGCTTCCTTAGATAAGCAGAAGCTGAAGAATGCAGCTTCCAGAAGCCAGAAGCCACCGAAATACTGTAGCGGTAGTTACTGTAGATTAATGAAACTTCCAAAATGCCAAAATTGCCCTTCCAAGCTGAAACAATTTCAGCTCAACCATTTTCGTCACTGTTCCCCATCTCTCTCCCTCATCACACCCGCAGCATCACAACTCCCCTGCTCCCCCACCTCTCTCCCTTATCACAGTTCAACAAATCTATCAAGGGTACCCAGAAGTACAAAACCTCAATTTTACCTTCTGGGGTAGAATTTGCAGATGAAACCTCAATGACGAAGAACACAATTGCCGGAGATAGCCTAGTCGACGCCGAGTTGATCAACTCCGTCCTACAAGCTCGACTGGTAATGGAGTTCGACGTTTGCAACCTAGCAGGTTCGTGGCTTTCTACTCCAATTGTGGCCAGCTTCCTCCTACTGATGCAACCAAGCCAAAATGAAGCCGGGAAGAGCTCGGAAAGCTGCCGACGTCGAGGAACCGCGAAGGAGGCAGAAGCAACCCAGAAACAAATTCGTCAAAACTTGATTAAATAGGAAAACTAATCATACTGGGGTGTTGAGCATGACGAGGAGGTGGGATTCCATACCAAATTCAGCTTAATCGGTCGCTGGAAGTTGCAGTGGTGGCCCAAGAAAGTTCGGGGCTTCTCGTTGTCGATTCTCCGTCTCCGTTCAATGCATGGACGATCTAAGGACAGAGGGCTGCTGGCGACGGCGAGACAAAGACGATGGTGTATGAGCGCCGGCCGGAGGTGACCTGACGGTGGAGCGCCAGCCGGGTCGCGGTGCGTCTCGGGCTAGAGAACTCtggttctctccctctctcgatCCTTCTGGTGTTCCCACTGATCAAGGCTCATATATATAGATTGGTGCAATTAACAAAGGACGACCCTGATCAAGCGGTGGAGGAAATGGATGGCCAGGATTGCTCCAATGAAATTTATACAAATATTAATCATTTACCAAATAATTAATGCAAAATAATCTCTaatgtccaatttggtcattccacaaataaaAAACACAAGCCAGtttagtttaccaaacactttgtcactccttttgccactgacagcacttctaaaaagccagtttaccaaacactcagcagctttgcttttcagccacttattctcataAATAAGCATAAGCCAGCTTTTTCTCAAAgaacagccataccaaacatagccttatTCTCCTAGACAGTAGCAAGTTGAGGATTGGCAAAGCATCCATCCTTTAGGCACCGAGAAAATGAGCCTCAACTTGTTGTCGATGATAGCTATGTCCAAATGCTCTTTCACAAAATAAGAATCGGAGATTAAAAGCACGCCGTGACTTGCACACACACAGAAATCACATCAAAGCTTTGACTAGTAGCCTCGCTAGTATCTCCACACTCCTACCTTCTTTGTCCACTGTGTAGTTTACGAGCTAGGTTTCGCTTAAGCGTCTACTAATTATGCCATCATTCTGTGCTGGCCTGTTTGCCTTTATTTATCTATTCTTttatagagaagaagaaattgccATACAAAACAATCTAGATGGGTACATCATATATAAGTACATCGGATAGTTGATAAGGTCTATCCATTACCCCAAATTTGAAAAGCATAAACAAAAGCGCTATCTAACTAAAACATATTCTGCACAAATACATTTCCTAGGACAAATGTACAAAGAACCATAGGGAAGAAACGGAAAAAAGACATCGCTTCTTCTATTATAACAATTGCAATCCAGCACACATATAAACTTTATAGTGAAGAACTTTGAATTTTGTGAGTCTGATTCAGCCAAGGATAAGCATAACATTGATTATGTCCTTTTGCATTACATATTCCTATTTAGTAATAGTTTATATGTCTATTGAAAAGAAGTTTTGCAAATTAGAGTCACTGATATGGTGCAAGTGAGAGTTTGGGCGAGAACTTAGTTAAACTCTAAGCGTTCCGGAGACGTAGGCAAGTTGTGTTAACAatattttcttgttttgtttaCTATAGTTATCTATATTATTTTGCACTTGTCCGCTTCGCAAGAAAGATTTTAGGTCAAACTTATAATAATCCTCCAGTCTTTAATGTGAAGAATAGGTTAGTAATAAGGTTGGGGTCAAGTGATTTGAACCTGAAACGTACTTTTTAGCTTCTAGCTGGTCAATGTTATGTTCGTAGAGAATACACTTGCAGTATATGGCTATAAAGTGTTTAGGAGTTGCTATAATTTGGTACTACGCGAGAAATCTGAACTGAAGTTGAGATGTTCAATATTGCAGAGAACAATGTCACAAGACCAATTAGTTTAGTAACTAATTAGTAGAATGCAAGTATCTTTTAGCTAGAATTTCGTGATAGGATAGCCCGGATTTCATAATAAGACAGTAGAGATTCAATCAATATCCTTTTCAGCTACTCAAATTAATTTTCAATACCAAATCTAAAATGAGTTGATCATTCAATCCCGAGTATCAATTCTTAATCCAAATGatgatgttttctttttttgggcaaATCTAATTGCTCTTTCTTAACAGTGGTAAGTTTCTTTGTCCTGGCTAAAGGAGTTTCATACGAAATAAGTACTTTTTGATTGGATGACAAGAGCTAACATTTTTATATTTGATAAATATAAGAAATAACTTTGTTAGGTTTACAAAGACAAGATATTTAATTCTTAGTACAATATCCAAACAACACTGCATCCACTTTCTACATAAGCAAATGACTTTCTGGACTCCCAATTTGTTTCCAAGTGGAGAAGAAACATTACACATACctctcctccatcaaaatgacgcCCACCTTGAATTACATCCAGGTTGCTTCTACAAAATCACTCTTGCCTCCCTATTTCCTTGAGAACTACAGCAACGCTACTAGCTCACCTACAAATCTGACAAATTATGAGTTATAAGTTGAATTACAAGCATCTCACTCATTCAGAACAGAAATCAGTTATCCAATATAACCTAATAGACCAATACCATTGAAATGAAAAGGGAGAACAATTCAAGAAATGATAGTATAATTCGAATAAAATGGTGAAGCAGATGATCAGTCTAGTATGTTAGTCACTGGACATAATGCTGGAACCTGGAGTCTGCCTTGTACATAGCTAAACTGTGACAAAACTTATAACAGTATCTAAACAGAACAAGTACTGAAAGTGGTAAAACTCACACATAACTTCTGAAAGACATTGAAACAACACTTGCACGGCATACAAAGAATAACATAACTGAAACTTGTAGCTGTGTGCCATATATTAACAAGATTTGGCAAATCAGATTCTCAATATTTATGCATTTGAATCAAATATGGTGACATGTCATGCTTAACTTGGTTTTCCAATAAAATTACTGTGGATAAAAGTTGCACCCAATATGGATGAAAGCTGAAGAAAGTGGATACATTACAAAATAGCAAACCCAAAAGCAAACTTTGCCAAATGTATGACACAAGGTAATACCGACAACTGACACAGGGtaaccacaaaacaaaaattctaatGATAATGGATAAAGAAGACTCACATTGTTGGTTTTGTACGTGTGGACGTCTGGTGAAACTAATGTCTCTCGGTAAATGACACTTCTAAACTCCAAGTTCTCCGCAACCTCAACAACATGCTTGTATTCCTTCTCCTTTAGATTAGATAATACCATGAGGCGTTCACACTCACCCATCTCGTCAATCAAAACTACACCATTCTCAAAAATGCACACAGGCGTGAAATAACTCCTAAAATCATGATAATGCGCTGCATACCTCTCAAAAGAAAATTGTACAACTTCAGTCCAGGATTCCTTGACCCCATATTCTTTCATCATCCATATGTTGAAAGTGTTGGTTCCAGTCGGGCAAGCAAGTACACAAAGgcaatttttataaatcaagAGATCATAAAACCAAGCATCATAGGGAAATGGAATCGTCTTCTGAAATCTCTCCGTCTCTAAATCAAAAGACAAGATTCTCGAGCACCCTTCAGGTAGATTATATAACCAATGCAGAGCTCCATTTAAGAACAACCCCTGCTGCATTATTAATGTAACATAATCAATGTCTTCGACAGACCTCCATGAACCTGTTTTCAGTGAAAAGATGTGAATCATGATTTTCTTAGCAAGATAATCAGTGAACCCCCGTATCACCTTGTAGTCGTCACTAGCAGAATCATACCCGAATCCATAAAAATAGTACCAATACTCGGAGTTTATAACTCGAGGAGGTTCTGGTAAAATCTTGGAGTCTCTAGTACAAGGGTTCCATAACATAATGGCCTCGCAGTCAACTTGTACACATACCAAGCCATTGCAAGAGCCCACAGCAACTCTATTACCGGAGTCAGGGATAGATTTCGTTACCGGAAAATCCAGCTGAGTGACTGCAAACTGAGCACCagcaccatcaccatcaccataaTCATCATCCTTCATACTTTTCAAGGCTTCATAGTCCAAGACCAAGGGAGGATCCAGCATGAAAATCAGCCTGTGAGCGCTCTCGGTGATGCCTCTCTCTTCGTAGCTGAGGTGCTTCTTTACAAAATAGGATTCGGAGATCAAAGCACGCCATGACTTGCAGACGCATCGGAATCGCATCAAGGATTTGACGGGTAGTCTAGCTAGGATCTCCGCAATCACATCTTCCTCGTAGTCGCCGAAGTCGGCATGAACTCGCCTAAGCACGACATCACCGTCCCCCATTGTAattactctctatctctctctctctctctctcgccaaAAATTGACTGAAGCAAACCCCAGATTGTATTAGAACTTACAAATTAGGTAGCTGAATTCACCGTTCACCGGAATCGTAGCCGGAGTGAGATTTCCGGTAGCCTTCGTGATCTTGCTTTTCTTCCCTTTTGCCTCTCCACGTTTGCTGCTGCTTTTGAGTGTTGGAAACTTGGAATCTTATAGAGGGCCATTACCTAATCGTGTGGGCTGGATTTATAATTTGTTTTCAATTTGGGCCTGTGTTTTAGGTGATATTTTTTTAGATTAAAGGAATTATACGgaactaaaaaataaatcaaaactttCAAACTAAAAGCATGAATGACGGAAGGAAAGAGACTATTCTCCCAAGCTAATATAAGTAGCAAGTTGTTGTGCCGAGGATTGGCAATGCATCGATCCTTTAGGCGCCGAGTGACGGCGCATTTTTTTAATGAGTTTGTTGCATCTAGATTCATGAAAGAATCATGTCAAACTCAAAATGAATTGGGGAAGCAGGTTACAGCTTACAATCTCATCTAAAATAGTTGAGGCAAATTTTAGCATCAAGTGGTGCCAATCTACAGCATTAGTTATATTCAATCCGCACAGTTATAGTTGAGCTGGTATTCTGCACATCTTCAAGGATAAGTCAACTACCAGCATGTATTATGTGGCATACGGCTTCAACATTTCATACGAACATAGTGAAGGGTGAAACTAAAGATTCTATATAGGCAGCTGTCTCACTCCAAATATGATCCTCGCTACACTAAAGATTCTGagatttgatttgaattgcGACGATCAATCAACAGAGGGTTGCACAAGTCTTATCTGGTGCCGAGCATCGAATCAGTGAAGCGAAAAGGGACATTGGAGGCCTTCTGCGGCAGTTTGAATTGTTTGATCTCAGTGGAGTAAtcggagaaaaaaaaacaataagagCTTGAATTTTTGTACAGTTTGATTATTTTTCATTGGAGTTTAATATAAGGCCTTTGATTATGgttgtgtttgttcttgttgtgGTGTTATACCTAATTTTTTGTTTGGAAGGAAAAGAATTTTTAGATtttgttaaataaaaaatttgtttaaattaataaagttgTCGCCATATTATGCAAGTTACAGAAATGAGACGCATACAATTGGTATACATAATCTCCTCGCCATATTTGAACTGTAGGGAGTTGCATGAACGGTCACTATCTTTATTGCTTTCCAAGGCTCTGTTGCTTTCCTCAGATATGTTCTTAACAAACTGTCTTACCAATAAGTCCGATAACTAGGGGGCCATTCATTTCAAAACAGAGAGATGAGCAAATTTGGCAGCTTAAAAATCTAAGCTTGTTCCTGTTTAGTATTTATTCTTTGAGTAGTTAATGCCCGCCATCATTATATTACTTAATCTAAGATCGAGCTAAGCGGGTTCGATAAGAAGGAATAGTTTGGAGGTTAAGTTTGTTTTGTCCTGGCTAAAGGAGTTTCATAAGTAATAAGAACTTTATGATTGGATGTCACAGGCGAACATTTCAATATCTGATAGTCATAAGAAATAACCTTAATAGGTTTACAGGGACGAGATATTTCATTCTTAGTACAATATCTACAAACAACAGCGCATCCACCTTCTACGTGAGAAAATGACTTTTTGGATCTCCAAATTCGTTGCCAAGTGAAGGAGAAACATTACACACCTCATTACAGATACCTCTCACCCCTCAAAATGATGCCCACCTTGAATGACAACCAGGTTGCTTGTACAAAAGCACTTTCGCCTCCCTATTTCCTTGAGAACTACAGCAACGAGCTACTAGCTCACCTACAAATCTGACATTAATGAGTTATAAGTTGAAATTACAAGCACTTCACTCATTCAGAATGAAAAGCAGTTATCCAATATAACATTTGTCCTCTCGATCAAATAGCCTAATACCATTGAAATGAAAAGAACAAATCTAGAAATAATAGGAATAAAATGGTGAAGCAGAAGATTAGTCTATTGTGTTAGTCGCTCGGCATAATGCTGGAACATGGAGTCTGCCTTGTACATAGCTACTTGACAAAACTTCTAACAGCATTTAAACAGAAAGAGCACTAAAAGAGGTAAAAATCACACATAACTTCTGAAGTAGCACATTGAATTCTCTCCATTTAACAAC is a window from the Rosa chinensis cultivar Old Blush chromosome 2, RchiOBHm-V2, whole genome shotgun sequence genome containing:
- the LOC112187796 gene encoding putative F-box protein At3g16210 isoform X1 codes for the protein MGDGAMVLKRAHTDFGDYEEDVIAEILARLPAKSLMRFRCVCKSWRALISDSYFVKKHLSYGERGITESAQRLIFMLDPPLALDCEALKSMEDYEALESIKDDIHGPGPGAGGHFAVSQLDFPVTKTISDFSYRVLVGACNGLVCVEVGYEAILLWNPCTRDSKVLPKPPRVVDSKFSNYLYGFGYDSASDDYKVIWGFACYSNGATVIDIFSLKTGSWRTVKDIGYVSLITQQGLFLNGALHWLYNLPEGVTQILSFDLGEEKFQKTIPLPYDDWFDDPMIHKNCLCVLNCPTGTNSFNIWMMKEYGVKESWTEVLQFSLENYVESYDDLRGYFRPVCILENGLVLIDQIGVCEDLMVLSDLKEKKFKHFVEVANDLEFRTVIYRETLVSPDAHTYKTNNMAHSYKYQLSDSLYAAPSVVKWREFNVLLQKLCVS
- the LOC112187796 gene encoding putative F-box protein At3g16210 isoform X2, with protein sequence MGDGAMVLKRAHTDFGDYEEDVIAEILARLPAKSLMRFRCVCKSWRALISDSYFVKKHLSYGERGITESAQRLIFMLDPPLALDCEALKSMEDYEALESIKDDIHGPGPGAGGHFAVSQLDFPVTKTISDFSYRVLVGACNGLVCVEVGYEAILLWNPCTRDSKVLPKPPRVVDSKFSNYLYGFGYDSASDDYKVIWGFACYSNGATVIDIFSLKTGSWRTVKDIGYVSLITQQGLFLNGALHWLYNLPEGVTQILSFDLGEEKFQKTIPLPYDDWFDDPMIHKNCLCVLNCPTGTNSFNIWMMKEYGVKESWTEVLQFSLENYVESYDDLRGYFRPVCILENGLVLIDQIGVCEDLMVLSDLKEKKFKHFVEVANDLEFRTVIYRETLVSPDAHTYKTNNVS
- the LOC112190222 gene encoding F-box/kelch-repeat protein At3g23880 isoform X2, which produces MGDGDVVLRRVHADFGDYEEDVIAEILARLPVKSLMRFRCVCKSWRALISESYFVKKHLSYEERGITESAHRLIFMLDPPLVLDYEALKSMKDDDYGDGDGAGAQFAVTQLDFPVTKSIPDSGNRVAVGSCNGLVCVQVDCEAIMLWNPCTRDSKILPEPPRVINSEYWYYFYGFGYDSASDDYKVIRGFTDYLAKKIMIHIFSLKTGSWRSVEDIDYVTLIMQQGLFLNGALHWLYNLPEGCSRILSFDLETERFQKTIPFPYDAWFYDLLIYKNCLCVLACPTGTNTFNIWMMKEYGVKESWTEVVQFSFERYAAHYHDFRSYFTPVCIFENGVVLIDEMGECERLMVLSNLKEKEYKHVVEVAENLEFRSVIYRETLVSPDVHTYKTNNVS
- the LOC112190222 gene encoding F-box/kelch-repeat protein At3g23880 isoform X1; translation: MGDGDVVLRRVHADFGDYEEDVIAEILARLPVKSLMRFRCVCKSWRALISESYFVKKHLSYEERGITESAHRLIFMLDPPLVLDYEALKSMKDDDYGDGDGAGAQFAVTQLDFPVTKSIPDSGNRVAVGSCNGLVCVQVDCEAIMLWNPCTRDSKILPEPPRVINSEYWYYFYGFGYDSASDDYKVIRGFTDYLAKKIMIHIFSLKTGSWRSVEDIDYVTLIMQQGLFLNGALHWLYNLPEGCSRILSFDLETERFQKTIPFPYDAWFYDLLIYKNCLCVLACPTGTNTFNIWMMKEYGVKESWTEVVQFSFERYAAHYHDFRSYFTPVCIFENGVVLIDEMGECERLMVLSNLKEKEYKHVVEVAENLEFRSVIYRETLVSPDVHTYKTNNICR